DNA from Aliarcobacter skirrowii CCUG 10374:
TGAAGGTTTTCCATATTTTAAAAAAGCTAATCTAAATTTTGCTTCAAAAATAAGCTCACTTCCTCTATAAATCTCTTGTTTCATAATAATTGAGGCTGATTTTTTCTCAATTAGTTCTGTTTTAACTTCTAAAATATCTGCAAAAACTGCTGATTTTATCCAGTTTGCTTCACACGATTTTACTACAAAAAAC
Protein-coding regions in this window:
- a CDS encoding YbgC/FadM family acyl-CoA thioesterase, whose product is MNIRVYYEDTDCGNMVYHANYLNYCERARSELFFKKGLLPHSQDEFFVVKSCEANWIKSAVFADILEVKTELIEKKSASIIMKQEIYRGSELIFEAKFRLAFLKYGKPSKIPNHIFDILES